The proteins below come from a single Tenuifilum thalassicum genomic window:
- the cmk gene encoding (d)CMP kinase, translated as MTKKIVIAIDGFSSCGKSTFAKAIAKRLNYLYIDSGAMYRAVTLEFLRSGLIKDGKVDTSRVDEILKNINISFSYDSDRKEYLTTLNGEVVESEIRSPEVANNVSLVAAIPEVRTRLVELQRELGKEKGIVMDGRDIGTVVFPNAELKIFMTADPLVRAQRRLKELQAKGVDISLDEVLSNIQERDYLDQNREVAPLRKADDAVILDNTNMTVDDQMNWVENLVKSVTM; from the coding sequence ATGACTAAAAAGATTGTAATTGCTATTGATGGGTTTTCATCGTGTGGGAAAAGTACGTTTGCAAAGGCCATAGCAAAGCGCTTAAACTACCTTTATATAGATAGTGGTGCAATGTATAGGGCTGTAACGCTTGAGTTCTTAAGGAGTGGCTTAATTAAAGATGGAAAGGTTGACACATCACGTGTTGATGAAATCCTTAAAAACATCAACATTAGCTTTTCATATGATTCCGATAGGAAAGAATATCTTACCACACTAAATGGAGAAGTAGTTGAGAGCGAGATTCGTAGCCCTGAGGTAGCTAACAATGTTAGCTTAGTAGCCGCCATTCCCGAAGTTCGCACCAGGCTAGTTGAGCTGCAACGTGAACTCGGAAAGGAAAAAGGAATTGTGATGGACGGACGTGACATTGGCACAGTAGTATTCCCCAATGCTGAATTAAAAATATTCATGACAGCCGACCCATTAGTGCGCGCACAGCGACGACTCAAAGAGTTACAGGCAAAAGGTGTTGACATATCACTTGACGAGGTGCTTTCAAATATTCAGGAACGCGACTACTTAGACCAAAATCGCGAAGTAGCACCCCTTCGTAAAGCCGATGATGCTGTAATACTCGATAACACGAACATGACAGTTGATGATCAAATGAACTGGGTGGAAAACTTAGTGAAATCGGTAACCATGTAA
- a CDS encoding diacylglycerol/lipid kinase family protein: METSWFVVVNPRAGGGKSIVDWPKISRILNKYDIRYTHAFTEFKYHAVELTVNAVSKGYRNIIAVGGDGTLNEVINGIFIQKEVSPSEITIGVIGVGTGNDWFRMYDLPHNYEDSIKAIKNNRVFKQDVGLVEFYESGVRHKRYFVNAAGVGFDAEVALRTNRLKDLGKRGALLYILSLIKALIRYRTTRINVKLGRNHIQDKVFSITIGICRYNGAGMMQVPFALSDDGLFDVTIIKRISKLNVLANIHRLYNGTILKHSRVVGLRGSDIEIMSVPNVNLEVDGESVGETPLKFSILRQAISVIVSDSFVQPEVPQEKVSKHITTIEQ, from the coding sequence TTGGAAACAAGTTGGTTTGTAGTGGTAAACCCACGAGCTGGGGGTGGAAAATCGATAGTTGACTGGCCCAAGATAAGTCGCATACTTAACAAGTACGACATAAGGTATACGCATGCATTTACTGAGTTCAAGTATCATGCCGTTGAGCTAACGGTAAATGCGGTAAGCAAAGGGTACAGAAATATCATTGCTGTAGGCGGTGATGGTACATTAAACGAAGTAATCAATGGCATTTTCATTCAAAAAGAGGTTTCCCCATCGGAAATCACCATTGGTGTTATAGGAGTTGGAACTGGGAACGATTGGTTCCGGATGTATGATTTGCCACACAACTACGAAGACTCAATCAAAGCCATCAAAAACAACAGGGTTTTCAAGCAAGACGTTGGTTTAGTTGAGTTTTACGAATCAGGTGTACGACATAAACGATACTTTGTAAATGCTGCCGGAGTTGGCTTCGATGCTGAAGTGGCTCTTCGAACTAATAGGCTAAAAGACTTAGGGAAAAGAGGGGCTTTACTCTATATTTTAAGCCTTATTAAAGCGCTTATCCGATACCGTACTACACGTATAAACGTTAAACTTGGCCGCAATCACATTCAAGATAAGGTGTTTAGCATAACCATAGGAATCTGCCGCTACAATGGCGCTGGAATGATGCAGGTTCCCTTTGCACTTTCAGATGATGGGCTATTTGACGTTACTATCATAAAACGAATTAGCAAGCTAAATGTGCTTGCAAACATCCATAGGCTCTATAACGGAACAATTCTTAAACATTCCCGCGTTGTTGGTTTGCGTGGTAGCGATATTGAGATTATGAGCGTACCAAATGTGAACCTAGAGGTTGATGGCGAATCGGTTGGTGAAACCCCTCTAAAATTTTCAATACTAAGGCAAGCCATTTCGGTAATTGTAAGCGATAGTTTTGTTCAGCCCGAAGTGCCTCAAGAAAAAGTTTCCAAACACATTACCACAATTGAACAGTAA
- the porQ gene encoding type IX secretion system protein PorQ gives MQRYYLTSISIIIYLFSFGQGGGLSTYQFLNLPYSTQVAALGGKMVAADCKDITLVHQNPAILDSTLSHEINLFYTRYFADISFASATYAQKLDAKRTLAISFFGVNYGAFDEADVSGIITGSFTGNDIALALTYSQAIDSNFTYGVSLKTIYSHLERYYSFGAAFDIGLHYESSNNLFAAGAVIKNIGYMIKPYTNGNFEHLPFEILLGISKKLAHAPFRITATLHNLQRYNLYYSPPDNQSLLIEQTENSPGFIERAGREMLSHAILGIEFTPVKAFTLRFGYNYQRRNELKVQERIGTVGFSWGFGIHLNKFDISFGRATYHLAGSTNHFSISSNLHNWL, from the coding sequence ATGCAACGTTACTACCTAACATCCATTTCCATAATCATCTACCTCTTTTCTTTTGGACAAGGAGGAGGATTATCAACATATCAATTCCTTAACCTTCCCTACTCTACCCAAGTTGCCGCTTTAGGAGGAAAAATGGTTGCCGCTGACTGTAAAGACATCACCCTTGTTCATCAAAACCCAGCAATCCTTGACTCTACGCTTAGCCATGAGATTAACCTATTCTACACCCGGTACTTTGCCGACATCAGCTTTGCTTCAGCAACTTATGCACAAAAGTTAGATGCGAAAAGAACCCTTGCCATATCATTTTTCGGAGTAAACTATGGCGCATTTGATGAGGCTGACGTATCGGGTATTATTACTGGTTCGTTTACTGGTAACGACATTGCATTAGCCCTAACTTATAGCCAGGCAATTGATTCTAACTTCACATATGGGGTTAGCTTAAAAACTATTTATTCTCACCTTGAAAGATACTATTCATTCGGCGCTGCTTTCGACATAGGGTTACACTACGAATCCTCTAATAACCTTTTTGCTGCAGGTGCTGTAATTAAAAACATTGGCTACATGATTAAGCCATATACTAACGGCAACTTTGAGCACTTACCCTTTGAAATCCTACTAGGGATTAGCAAAAAACTTGCTCACGCACCATTTAGAATAACAGCTACGCTACACAACCTACAACGATATAACCTGTACTACTCCCCTCCTGACAATCAGAGTTTACTAATTGAGCAAACCGAAAATTCGCCTGGATTTATTGAGCGTGCCGGTCGCGAAATGTTAAGCCATGCTATTTTGGGCATTGAATTTACTCCTGTCAAAGCATTTACACTTCGTTTTGGATACAATTACCAACGCCGAAACGAACTTAAAGTACAGGAACGAATCGGAACTGTTGGTTTTAGCTGGGGTTTTGGCATTCACCTTAATAAGTTTGACATAAGCTTTGGTAGAGCTACCTATCACCTAGCCGGTTCTACAAATCATTTCTCAATTTCTTCCAACTTGCATAATTGGCTATAA
- a CDS encoding ParA family protein: MAKVIALANQKGGVGKTTTAINLAASLAVLEKKVLLIDADPQANATSGTGFDLRSIKTSIYECLVDDINPKDVILNSEIKGLDLIPSHIDLVGAEIEMLNMPNREKIMKGVIDKVKDDYDFVFIDCSPSLGLITVNALTAADSVIIPVQCEYFALEGLGKLLNTIKIIQTRLNTELQIEGFLLTMYDPRLRLSNQVVEEVRKHFQQMVFETIIQRNIKLSEAPSYGKPVILYDAGSTGSLNYMNLAREVLQKNNMTTIDNNSKIEE, encoded by the coding sequence ATGGCAAAAGTAATAGCATTAGCTAACCAAAAGGGAGGTGTTGGTAAAACCACCACCGCTATTAATCTTGCAGCCAGCTTGGCCGTTTTAGAAAAAAAGGTGTTGCTTATTGATGCCGATCCACAGGCAAATGCAACATCAGGAACCGGATTTGATTTAAGAAGCATAAAAACAAGTATCTACGAATGCCTTGTTGATGATATCAACCCTAAAGACGTTATACTTAATTCAGAAATTAAGGGTTTAGATTTAATACCTTCGCACATCGACCTTGTTGGAGCAGAGATTGAAATGCTTAACATGCCCAACAGGGAAAAGATAATGAAAGGCGTTATAGATAAGGTGAAGGATGATTACGATTTTGTTTTTATCGATTGCTCGCCATCCTTGGGCCTAATTACAGTTAACGCTCTTACTGCAGCCGATTCCGTAATTATCCCTGTTCAATGCGAGTACTTTGCACTAGAGGGGCTTGGAAAACTGCTTAACACAATCAAAATAATTCAAACTCGCCTTAACACTGAGTTGCAAATAGAAGGCTTCCTTTTAACCATGTACGATCCAAGGTTACGTCTTTCTAACCAGGTGGTTGAAGAGGTTCGTAAGCACTTCCAACAAATGGTGTTTGAAACAATTATTCAAAGAAATATTAAGCTTAGCGAGGCGCCCAGCTATGGTAAACCTGTAATCCTTTACGATGCCGGTTCTACAGGCTCCTTAAACTATATGAATTTGGCTCGTGAGGTTTTACAGAAAAACAATATGACTACTATTGATAATAACAGCAAGATAGAGGAATAA
- a CDS encoding 4-hydroxy-3-methylbut-2-enyl diphosphate reductase: MFVEIDPNAGFCFGVVNAIKTAEENLNSGEKINCLGQIVHNEMENNRLHQLGMKTISHDDLARLNGQPVLIRAHGEPPSTYKIAKENNIKLIDATCPVVLKLQEKVRKAWERLQVSGGTVIIYGKKGHAEVVGLSGQTDNKAIVVEGFKDLDGIDFSKPVEIFSQTTKESENYQKIINEIRARMAKCHTNPDNFLKVNNTICGQVANRKPKIKEFAKKHDVIVFVSGKNSSNGKMLFEVCREVNPQSHMVSNAKEINPTWFANAASVGVSGATSTPTWLMAEVADAIKDITYKK; this comes from the coding sequence ATGTTTGTTGAAATTGACCCAAATGCCGGATTCTGTTTTGGTGTGGTAAATGCCATAAAAACCGCTGAGGAGAATCTTAATTCGGGTGAAAAGATAAATTGCTTAGGACAGATTGTTCATAATGAGATGGAGAACAATCGCCTTCACCAACTTGGTATGAAAACCATTTCGCACGACGACCTAGCTAGGCTAAATGGGCAACCTGTCCTTATCCGTGCCCATGGCGAGCCTCCCTCAACATATAAAATTGCAAAAGAAAATAATATAAAGCTAATTGATGCTACCTGCCCTGTTGTGCTAAAGTTACAAGAAAAAGTACGAAAGGCCTGGGAAAGGCTGCAAGTATCTGGTGGTACAGTTATCATTTACGGGAAAAAAGGTCACGCTGAAGTGGTAGGCCTATCGGGTCAAACAGATAATAAGGCAATAGTAGTTGAAGGTTTTAAAGATTTAGATGGAATTGATTTTTCCAAACCAGTTGAAATCTTTTCGCAAACCACAAAGGAGTCTGAAAACTACCAGAAAATCATAAATGAAATTCGTGCAAGAATGGCTAAGTGCCATACAAATCCCGACAATTTTCTCAAAGTAAATAACACCATTTGTGGACAGGTAGCCAACAGAAAACCAAAAATTAAAGAGTTTGCAAAAAAGCACGATGTGATAGTATTTGTAAGTGGCAAGAATAGCTCTAATGGTAAAATGCTATTTGAAGTTTGCCGTGAGGTAAATCCTCAAAGTCACATGGTCTCAAATGCTAAAGAAATAAATCCTACATGGTTTGCCAATGCTGCAAGTGTAGGAGTTAGCGGAGCAACCTCAACACCAACTTGGCTTATGGCCGAAGTTGCAGATGCCATTAAAGACATTACCTACAAAAAATAA